The genomic interval GAAGTCTTTGGTTTTAAAAATGAGCTGATTCACGTGCTTCTCAATCTTATTGGCAATTCCAAGGATATTTTGGCGAGTAAGACCGATAATATTCACAAGATTATTCACATCATCGCCAAGCAAAATGAAGAACGTATTTTTATCAATGTCATCGATAATGGCGGTGGAATAAAAAGTGATATAATACCCAAAGTTTTCGACCCCTATTTTACGACCAAACACAAGAGTGTAGGCACAGGAATTGGGCTTTATATGTCCAAACAGATGGTGGAAAAACACATGCACGGAAAGATTACATGTAAAAATATTCGCCACAAATTAAGCACAAAAGTTTTGTGGGCATGCACAATGTTTACGATAGAAATACCAAAAAATTATATCAACACAAACGAGGGTGATGACGATGAACAAGCGCAATTTTGAGTTACTCGGTAGCTTTACGATTCTTTACATCGAAGATGAAGCGGATTTGCTGAAACACACCACATCTGTTTTAGAAGATTTTGTGAAAAAGATCTACCCCGTGCAAACGATCGAGGAAGCTTTGGAGATCATTAAAACCGAAAAAATCGACGTCATTGTCGCGGACATTCACCTTAAATACAGCAATGGCTTGGACTTTTTGCGCACCCTCAAACATGACCTAGAGATCGAACTTCCCTCCATCGTTACGACTGCGTTTACCGACACCGAGTATCTGCTGGATGCGATAAAACTTCATGTGGATAACTACCTCATTAAGCCTGTCAACATCAAGGAGCTCCTTAATTCATTGCACGATGTATTGCTTCCAAAAATTCAAGCCAAAGAGATCGTGCGCTCGTATAACATCATCAAAACCATCTCCGCGGTGACCGATAGCAAGCAAGTCGAGATCATCCGTTTTATCATCAAAAATTTGGACAATGACAATATGCTCAATTACTCTTACAGCGAGATTATGGAGCAAGTGGATGTGAGTAAACCCACCGTCATCAAGCTCTTTAAACAGCTTGGAGATCAAGGGATTTTGACAAAAATTCAAAATAAAAAATACCTGTTTGACGAGACCCAATTGCCGCTTCCGGAGAACGCATGAATGCTTTAAAAACGCTTCCAAAAGTTGACAAATGCCTTACACATACGCTTTTTGAAGGCTGTAATGCAACCTTAGTGATGAAAATCGCCAGAATAAAAATCGAGGAAATCCGTCAAGGACTTATCACCAAAGAGATCGAAAGCTTCGATGAAGAGGCGTTAATGCAGGAAATCAAAAAAGCCTATGACGCGCTTTTTGAGCCTTCACTCAAACCTCTTATCAATGCCACAGGCGTTATTTTGCACACCAATATGGGCAGAAGTTTGATCTCGAAAACCTTGTTGGATCGCGCCAGTGACGTCATCTGCAACTACTCCAATTTGGAGTATAACCTAGAACTTGGCAGTCGAGGCGAGCGCTATGAGCATGTCAGCACGCATCTGAGAGAGCTTTTAAATGTGGAAGATGTACTGGTTGTCAACAACAACGCTTCCGCTGTCTTTTTGATCTTAAACACCTTTGCCAAAAACCAAGAAGTCGTGGTCTCAAGGGGCGAATTGGTCGAGATTGGTGGCAGTTTTCGCATTCCTGAAGTGATGAAACAAAGTGGCGCCATTCTGAATGAAGTCGGAGCGACCAATAAAACCAAAATCACTGACTACGAAAGCGCCATCAACGAAAACATCGCGATGCTGATGAAGGTGCATCAGTCCAACTTTAGCATCGAAGGGTTTAGCGAAGCCGTAGCGTATGAAGATCTCAAGCAACTCGCCACCCAAAACAACCTTTTGGACTACTACGACCTTGGAAGCGGCTACGTTCCTAAACTGCCGTACAACCTCGGCAACCGCGAACATTCCCTTTCAGAAATTCTTACATGTAACCCTTCACTGATCAGTTTCAGTGGCGACAAACTCTTTGGAAGCGTGCAAGCAGGCATTATCGCAGGGCGGGCTGATTTGATCGCAAAACTGAAAAAGAACCAACTTCTTCGAATGCTACGTGTGGATAAAATCACCCTGAGTCTGCTTGAAGAGAGCATTAAAGCGTATCTCGCAGAAGAGTACGAGCAAATTCCTACGCTTTGGCTGCTGTTTCGAAGTGTCGAAGAACTCACGCAACGAGCATTACATGTAAAAGAGTCTGTCGGCAAAAATTCGTGCGAAATTGTAGAGAGCGAAACCTATATGGGTGGCGGTACTTTGCCCAACCGTCGCTTCCCCACGATTGCTTTACATGTAAAAGGAAAAGCAACCCTTTTGGAGCGAAAATTCCGCGAAAACCATGTGATCGGGCGCATTGAAAATGACCACTTTTTACTCGATTTTCGCACAATCCTTCCCAGTACCGAAGAAAAACTGAGTGAAATTATTAAACGCATTGTAGGGAATTAAATGGAGTATAGTATCGTTGGAACCGCAGGACATGTCGATCACGGTAAAACGGCTCTCATCACCGCTCTTACGGGTTTTGAGGGAGACAGTTTAGAAGAGGAAAAACGCCGAGGCATCACCATCAACCTCAGTTTTTCCAGTATGCAAAACGAGGCAAAGAACGTCGCGTTTATCGATGTTCCAGGGCATGAAAAGCTTTTAAAAAATATGATCTCAGGTGCCTTTGGTTTCGATGCCAGCTTGGTCGTTGTCGATGCGAATGAGGGCATTATGCCTCAAACCAAAGAGCATTTGGAGATCTTAAATCTTTTACATGTAAAGAATATTATCGTAGCACTCACCAAAAAAGACCTCGCAACACCTGAGATTATCGAGCAGCGAACCTACGAAATCACCGAGCATCTCAAAACACTTCACAACCTCCATTTGGTCGAGATTATCCCTGTCAGTATTTATGAACTTTCCACGATTCAAACGCTCAAGAACGCCCTGTTTGACCTACCCGTAACGCCTAAAAAAAGCAATGGGCTTTTTCGCTACTACGTTGACCGTTCTTTCTCCATCGCAGGTGCGGGAACCGTTGTGACAGGAACCGTACTGGATGGAACGATCAAAGTCGGTGAAAAACTTTTTGCGCCAGAGCTTGAAAAAGAGTTTGTTATCCGCAACCTTCAAGTCCACGACCACGATGTGGAAGCAGCCTATTCCTCTCAGCGAACCGCGATCAACCTTCAAAACGCCCAAAAAACGGCATTTGAAAAAGGGGCACTGCTGTGCAAAAAAGGGTTTATCCGTGGTTTTGACTGCGCGGATGTCTGGATAGAGAGCATCGGTGGACACACTCTAAAACACAACGCCAAAGTCATTTTATACGTCGGCACCAAGCAAGTCGAAGCGCGCATTTTGTTTTACGAAACCGAAGAGAGTATTGAGCGAGGTTTTGCCAAACTACAGTTCAATCACAAGCTCTTTTTAGTCCACGATGAGCCGTTCATTATCACAGCAAGCGGTCGCACCATCGGCGGTGGACGCGTACTCAATCCCATCAATGACCCAATGAAAAAAAGGGTGAAATTAGAGCTTCTTAAAGCACTGGACGCCAAGGATTTTAAAAGTGCTTTTACCCTTTTAGTGGAGATGCACAAACACGGCTTTGGGCTGATCTCGTCCAACCAACGCTTTGGGCTAAACCATGAAGAAGCGATAACGATCGCCAATGAAATGAGTGACGTTTTTGTCGATGAAAAAGGCTTAGTCCTCTACCCCATTTCGATGAAAAATGAGCTAGAACGCATCATTCAAGCCATTTACGCCAAAAATGCTTATGCCCTCCTCTCCGCCAATTCGCTCTCCCTCAAACTCAAATGGGCAAGCGTTGCCTTGGTCGAGAGCGTGCTTCAAAAACTCTGCGATGAAGGCATGTTGGATTTGGTGAATGGCATCTACAAAAACGCGCAAATCGACATCGACAATATCGAGGCCCTCATCGAAGATAGACTCTATGACATCTTACTTAAAGCCGAATTTACCCCAGAAGCTCCGTACAACATCTACGATGAACTCGACATCGACCGTAAAATGGGTGATGATGCCCTCAAAAGCCTCACGCGGGCTAAAAAGGTCGTTCGATTAGAGCACAACCTCTTTGTCACAACTCTTGCGCTCAGTGCCATGATGGCGCATCTACGAGAGATTATGCGCAAAGAAAATGGCGTTGACATCAAAGCCTTTAAAGAACACTTCGACATCAGTCGCAAATACTTGGTCGCGTATCTTGACTATCTTGATAATTTTGATGATGTAAAAAAAGAAGGGAATAGAAGGGTACTTGGATAAACTTTCAAAATAAAGTGAAGCTTTACATGTAAAACTTCACTTCTCTTTCTTCAAACGATTTTTTACCTCTTTTTCACTTGAACACATTGCTCGCATTTTTCTCTCTCCCATTTATGCTTCATCCCTTTGATATAGACAATTAAGATAAAGAAAAGTGCCGATGTTACGCCAAGCACTAACAAAAGCAAGGTCTCCGATGGGTCTGTCTCAAGTAAAATCAGCTTTCTTACCAAGACAACAAACGAGATCTCAAGAAAGGTCACGGCATAGTCAAACCCATCTTGAATAAACAGTGTTTTGACAATCGCCAAAACAATCAAGACAAACAAGCCATCGGTTAAAATGATTTTAATCGAATCAAAATCAAGCGCACCTTGTGAAATCGTAAAGGCGATCATCTTATAACCAAGGCTGATAAAACACTGCCCCAAGTAGACAATCATCATGCAGATAAAGATATAACGCGCGATATTGAGTAGTTTTAGTAGCGAATTTTCAACTTTAACTTCTAAAAATTGATTGAATGCAAAAACTTTATCTGAGAGATTTTCTCTGCATTGTTCATCATTTTTTTCTTCCATAAACATCTCCTAACCATTTTACCCTGTAAAAGGCGGCGCCATTATAGTACAATTTATGAAAGAAAGAACCATTTTTAGGCTCAAAAATGACTTTTTTGTTTCATTTTCAAAAAACACTTGACATTATTACTAATTAGTAATATAATTTCCACAGAGGTACAAAAATATGAAACTACGATCAGACGTTAAAAGTTATGGTGAGCGCACCGATAAGAGTATGCAGACATGGATACAAATTGTAAGAGCCTTTACCAAAATCCGTAACAAAGAGTTGAAGTATATCAACGAATGCGGCTTAACGATGAACCAGTTTGAAGTTTTGGAAGTCCTTTACCATCGTGGCGATTTGCAAATAGGTTCTATCACAAAGCTGATTATGAGCACTCCTGGCAATGTCACTGTGGTTGTCAAAAATCTCCTCAGAGATGGCTTCGTGCAAACACTTCCATCGCCTGAAGATAGCCGTGTGCGTATCGTAAGCATTACCGAAAGCGGACGTGCGCTGATCGGTGGGATGTTTGGGAAACACGCCGCCAATCTCAAGAGTTATTTTGACGTGTTAAGCGAAGAAGAGTTGGTCACCTTGTATGACCTGTTACGAAAACTGCAAAAAGCGCAATAATTTTTTGCTCAAATACTACTAATTAGTAAAAAAGGAAACCTTATGAAAATCAAAACACTACTCGCAACATCCTTGTTGGCAGGAACTGCCCTCTTTGCTGGAAACTACAACGTTGATCCTATGCACTCAAGTGCGGATTTTAGCGTCAAACACGCGATGATCTCAACTGTAAAAGGGAATTTTTCAACATTTAACGGAAGTTTTGTATACGATGAAGCGACCAAAACGCTTAAGTCTTTAAATGGAACCATTCAAGCAACTTCCATCGATACAGGTATTAAAGACAGAGACGAGCATTTACGCTCAGCTGATCTTTTTGATGTTGCAAAGTACCCAACCATCACGTTTGCATTGGATGAAATCAAAGGTGACAAAGCCTATGGAAAACTCACAATGAAAGGTATTACAAAACCTGTTGTTTTAGTTTTTGAGAACGGTGGAGCCGCGACAGATCTTTATGGCAACAAACGTGTTGGACTGGGACTAACAGGCAAGATCAACCGCTCAGACTTTGGCATCACATGGAACAAAGCCCTTGAAACAGGTGGTGTGATCGTGGGTGAAGAGGTTAAAATCGACGTAGCCCTTGAGGGAATTTTACAAAAATAATAGACTTTTTTCATAGCCCTTGAAAAGAGTAAGAGCTTGTCAAGAGTGCGTTAATTTTCAAAACTCAAAATTGAGTCATAGCCGTAGCTATGGCGATGTTTTTAGTTTTTAAAAGTGATGTGCTATGGACAAACTCTTTTTTCAATGGGTTGTGAAAGAAGTCTCATGCTTTACATGTAAAGGAATCAATCATGTCATTTATCATTCATAGAGCCAACCAAAGAGGCGCTGCAGAGCATGGTTGGCTTCATAGCCATTTTAGTTTTTCATTTGCCGAGTATTACAATCCTTCCCGCATGGGTTTTGGCGCACTGCGTGTCATTAATGATGACATCGTGGAGGCAGGAGAGGGTTTTGGAATGCACCCGCACCGCGATATGGAGATCATCTCCATCGTCACTAAAGGGGTTTTGATTCACAAAGACTCGTTTGGCAATCACGGCGAAGTTCATGCCGGTGAAATTCAGTATATGAGTGCAGGCGAAGGGGTTTTACACTCCGAATTTGCCTCAAAAGATGAGTCCGCCGCGCTGTTTCAAATCTGGATACACCCAAACCAAAAAGGTGGAAAACCACTCTACAACCAACGTGATTTTAGAGATGTCACCAAGAGCAATCAGTGGGTAACGCTCGTTTCACCTGATGGTGCAGACAACTCTATTGCAATTAAGCAAGACGCATTCATTGCGACCACTGAGCTCGATGAGGGTAAAACCATTTCCTTAGCGCCCTCTTCCCCAAATCGTGGTAAACTCGTACTGGTTGTCGAAGGCGAAATAAAAATCGATGGTGCCACGCTTGAAACACGCGATGAAGTGCAGATTACCGAAGAAAAAGCCTACGAGATCAAAGCGTTGAAACCCTCTTGGGTTTTGGTATTTGATGTGCCAATGCACTAAACGTATAAAGGAAATACCATGTCACCTGTTAAAATGTCACTTGAAGCCAATAAAGAGTACCACTTCTGTACTTGTGGTAAAAGTGCTACCTCTGTTTTATGCGATGGTAGCCATAGAGGTTCAGGTCTTGCACCTAAAACATTTTTTGTTCCTGAGAGCAAAGAGTATTACCTCTGCGCCTGTAAAAAGAGCGCCAATGCTCCTTTTTGTGATGGAAGTCACGCAAAATAACTAAAGGCCTTTACAGGAGTGAAAAGACTTTCACTCCTCTTTTTCGTGTATAATGACGAAAAACAATCAAAGGCTCTTTTTTTATGTCAAAACATCCTACCCTCCTTCAACAATTTCGTTCTTTTTATCTTCAAAACAAGCTGAGCGACCTTGAAATCGCCATCGAATACTTCAGTGTTTTTGGCGGCACCAGTTGGAATGTCGATACTACCAAACCTCTTTTTGATCTGATCGCACATAAGATTTTAAAAAACTACACCTACATTCATGCCGACATCACCAAACTTACCTACAGCAATAAACTTTCGCATGCACTACTCACTGCCTGTGCTACGGGCGATCGTCGTGTCTACTCTTCGTACAAAAAAGCACGTTTGAGTCGAGAAGAAGGCAATGAAGCCTTGCATGCACTGTTGCGCAGTGAGATCGTTGAGCTTGAGTATTCATTGGAGCGCCCTGTTCGTGAAGAGGATGATAACTCCGATAAACTGAACTTCATTAGTCCGTTTATGCGCTTTTGGTTTGCCTTTGTCTCCCCTTTTTACAAAACCATCAAAGAGAATGATTTTAGCGAAGTCGAAAAAGCGTTTACCAACCGCGAACAAGGCTTTAACGATCTTATTTTTGAAAAACTCGCTCAGGAATTGTTGAAAAAAAGTTTGATCGAAGATCCGATTGTGGAGATAGGCAGTTATTGGGATAAAAACGCAGAGATTGATATTTTGGCGAAAACGAAATCGGGAAAACTCATCGCAGGTGCGTGCAAATACACCAACACCAAAGTGAAAAAAACCGAGCTGAGTAAACTCAAAGAGCAATGTGCCAAAGCTGAATTTGAGCCTGATATGTTCGTTCTGTTTAGCAAAAGTGGTTACAGCTCGGAACTCAAAGCGCTTAAGGGAGAGGATCTTAAACTTTTTACGCTCAAAAGTTTGAAACCGTTGGTGGAAGAGATTGGTGAAAAAGAGTTGATCCCGTGTGAGGGAAAGAAATACTAACAAAAGGAGGGAGAGAAATCTCCTTTTTTGATTCCACCACGCTTTTACATGTAAAGCTGATATGCCTCAATTTTTTCGCTTAATTTCGTGGCAAGATAGCGATGCGCATAGCCAAGTTCACTCAAAATCACCTTTGCTTCTTCCAAATATGCTCTTTTTTTCGCTTCATCCCACTGCTTAGGTGGCTCCCCAAGATTCGTAATGCGATCGGCAAGTTTGACCATTGCCACACAGTTTTGACGCTTTTTGAGTCGTTCTAAACTATCGCGCATTTGCGCCTCTTTGGACAACAAATTCTTCTCTTTCGTGAGTGCTAAAACGCCTTTGGCGATCACCTCTTTGTTACCTGCGATGGGGCTCTCTTTCGTGATCTTGGTGGTCGTGTCTTCGTTTACGTCATGCAAAAGCGCACAAGCAATGGCAACATTAACTTCATCATAACTGAGTGGCTCACACGACAAAGCATTGATGACTTCGGCGGTAACACTTAAAAGGTGCATCGAATACGGCAAGCCATGCGGTGTCTTTTGCTCACCGTGCGCCAACAGTACAAAGGCAAGGTTTTCTTTGAAAAATTCGACACTAAAAAGCTCTTTAGGCAACATTACCTCTTGTTTTGGGACTTTAGGCAGACGTGGAGTTTTGTTTTTTTCAATTTTAGCGTAGTGCGCTTCCTCTTCATTTTCACTAAAATAGAGCAAATAGATGCCCTCTTCACACACAAGCTCTAGCTCTTCGTAGTGTTCATGCTCATTCAGTTGGGCATAAAGGTTTACATGTAAAACCTTTGAGATCGAAGAACTCAGTGTATGTGTGACTTTTGCAGGAGGCAAAGGAATGGAGTCTAGCTGAAAACACTCCAGATAACCCATCGCGCCACCTGCAACATGAAAATTGATCGTGAGACTTCGCTGTTTGCCCTCTTTAAGGTAGGCGATTTCAAGAAGAGTGTGAAGCGTATAAAGGGCCACGACGTCGCAGCCCTCAATATCGTTTAAATAAGCCCATTTTTCACGCATAATTGACCTTTACATGTAAAGAGGATAGCTACTTTTTACACAGCTCATCAAACCACTTCTCATTTTCAGCGGAACGGTTCGCTTTGGAGCGTAAAAGTGCGTCGCGCATTGAAACCAAATCGTCCAATTCCAAGAACTCTAACATTGAAAATGAAGAAATGGGAGCATTTGGATCAGATTCTATGAGCAGTTCTATCTCGTGTATAAGTGCCATTTTATCGGCATTCTCTAGCATTCATTGACCTTTGATTAACAAACTATGATTGGTTTTATTGTATAATACCTTACATTTCATGCAGATTAGTTTCTGCAACTTATAAGGAAAATGAATGAAAAAATATCTTTTAACGCTTGTTGCACTTTTCTCAACCACTCTTTTTGCAGCAACCGACGCACAAATTGTTGAACACTTTAAATCAACCGTGCAAGTCCCCAATATTACGATTACTATCGTCTCACGCAAACCTGTTGAAGGCATTGATGGTATGGATTTCGTGACTCTGAGTCTTAGCGATGGCACACGTTCTCAAAAACTGAGCATCTTCACCAAAGATGACCTCATCTTCCCTGATGTGATTAGCATCAAGCAAGGTGGAAGCATCAAAGAGATGATGGAGATGGCAGAGCTTCAGAAAAAGCTTTCAGCGATCTACAAAAAAGAGGAGAAGAAAAATGTGATCTCTTTGGGTAACGACCCTAAAAAAGAGACCTTAGTTGTCTTCACCGATCCTGAATGTCCTTACTGCAGACAAGAGCTTGCTCAAATCGAGCAACGCCTTACCACCAACAATCTTAAGTTGATTTTCACACCGGTTCACGAGCGCAGTTCCCTTGAAAAATCTGTGATTATTTACAACGAAACATCCAAAGTCAAAACCGATGCAGATAAGATCAAAATCTTGAAAAAATACTACGATGAAAACGTCAAATATGAGCAAAAAATCAGCGATGCAGATGTCGCGCATATTGATGCACTTAAACTAAAATACTTTGGTGCTGGCATCAAAGGAGTACCGTTTATCGTGAAAGAGAAAGAGCTTTTAAAATAACGCTCCCTGCCTTTGTATCCCGCTTTTCATAAGGCGGGATAAACTCCATTTCAAAGAGGTTGGTATGTCCCAGATCGTCCTTTTTGCCATCATTGCTTTTTTAGGGGTTATCGCCTTAACCCTCTACTTTCGCCTTCAAAAACTCCAATCAAGCGCTCAAACACCCAAGCAACATCCCATGCAAGAAGCGGAGACGTTTCAAGCCATGCCTCTGCCCATTCTTTACAAAAAAAATGCGCAATGGTTCACCAATAAAGCCTTTACACATGCTTTTGGCACGATGAGCAAAGAGAATGCCGAGCTTTTAAGCACCCTTCCAAAAAACGGCGAACACGCGATGGAGCTTCAATTTGACAATGGCATCACCAAGCAAACGCTGATCTACACAGCACCTCTCTTAGGCGCAACGGGTGATTTTGTTGCGATGATCGTTGACATTGCGCATTTGCATAAAAGCAAAGCCTTGTTGATGCAGCAAAAAGAGCGTTTAGAACTCGCCCTTGAGGGAAGTGATGAGGCATTGTGGGACTGGGATATGAAAAATGAGACCATCTTCTACTCTTCAAAATGGAAACAGTTGATGGGCTATGAAACCAAAGATCACCCCTCTACCCTCTCCTCGTGGCTCAATTTAGTCCATTCCAAAGATATGGCATTGGTAAATGAACGCTTAAAAGCGCATCTGGATGGCAAGAGCGATCTGTTTGTGGTCGATCATCGCGTACGCGGGAGTGAGCCTTTGCGCTGGGTCAATGTGCGAGGCAAGGTCATTGTGGGTAAAAACGAACAGCCTATTCGTATGGTTGGCACCATTCGCGATATCAGCAACCGTAAAGGTGAAGAGGTTCGAGAACACGCGGAACACGAACGTTTTATCGCTTTTGTGGAGCATATCCCAGCGCTTTGTTTTATTAAAAATGCGCAGGGGCATTATCTGTATATGAATCAAGCTTATCAAAAATTCTTGGGCTTCAAAACATGGAAAGACAAAACAGCGATGAGCCTTTTCAATGAAAGAACAGCGGCAGAGATTGCTGAGACGGATCGTTTGAGCCTTTATGAAGGGATACAGGAGCACAATATTACACTCCCCACAGCAGAAGGGTTTAACACCTATTTTCATCTGTATAAATTTGTCATTGATGAAGAAAATGAAAAATTACTCTGTGGATTTTGCATTAACAAACCGTTCAAAGAGTAGGTGTATGATTGTTTAAGACCAATTTTCAGGATAAAACAATGCAACCGAACCTCATAATGATCGAGGATGATGTCGAACTTGCCGAAATCTTATGCAATTTTTTAAAACGCTATAACATCACCGTCACCAACTACGACGACCCCTATCTTGGCATCAGTGCACTAAGCCTTATCAAATATGACCTGCTCATTTTAGACCTCTCTTTGCCTGGTATGGACGGGCTAGAGATCTGCAAAGAGGTACGCGCCAAAAGCGATATTCCCATCATCATCTCCTCCGCACGAAGCGACTTGGAAGATAAAATCGTAGGCTTGGAACTTGGAGCAGACGACTACTTACCCAAACCCTATGAGCCCAAAGAGCTTTACGCGCGCATCATCAGTGTGCTCAGACGCTACAAAAAAAGTAACTCAGTCAGTGAAGAGAGCAGTAGTTCCACGTTGATTCTCAAAGAAGAGAGTCACACCATCTTTTTTCAAGGTACACCACTCACACTCACCCCTGCGGAATACGACGTGCTCACCCATCTCATCAAAAAAAACAACTGCGTGGTCTCACGAACAGAGCTGCTTAACAGCGCACTGAGTCTCAATGAAGAGAATGAGAGCAGAAGCCTTGACGTGCTCATCAGCCGTATTCGTACCAAACTAGGCGAGAGCTCCAAAGAGCCTAAGCTGATTCATTCCGTCAGAGGTATCGGGTATAGGCTTCAAGCATGAGGTGGTACCACTCCATCATCACGCGTATTTCGCTCATTTTTGCCCTCTCGTTGTTTGGCATCACAGCGATCTTTGTCTCCATCGCACAGTATGAAACGGATAGAGAACTGCAAACAATGTTTGACTACTCGCGCGTTGCCTTACGCTCTTCGTTTGATCGCACCACGAAAGCTATCGACTTTGACAAGATGGAAGAGATCGGGTTTAAACTCGTTACCGATGAAGCGCTCAAACAAAAAATTCTCGAACGCCCTCGTCCTCCCAAACCGTTTCCGATGAAACGCATGGAAGAGCGGTTTCATTTTCTAATTGATTCGGTGCCGTATCGTATGCACATTTACACCATTTTGTTGGCACGCGACGCACCGCCTATCGTCTTTGAAACGCCTTTAAAAAAAGAGATGATGCCCCGCCTCATTTTGCCACTGTTGAGCCTTGCATTTGTCATTTTTTTATACATTGGCATTATTCGAAGCATTCTGCCGCTTAAAACACTCAGAGAGAAGATCAAACACTTTGCCAACGGGGATTATGACATTACATGTAAAAGCAGTAAAAAAGATGAAATCGCCGCCCTTGCCAATGAATTTGACAGTGCCGTTTTCAAAATCAAATCACTTCGAGACTCCAGACAGCTCTTTTTGCGCAACATCATGCACGAGCTCAAAACGCCCATTACCAAGGGAAAACTCGCCGCTGAAATGATTGAAGATGCCGCATATGCAAGGATCTTGCAAAACGTTTTCAACCGCCAAGAAGCACTTTTGGAAGAGTTCTCGCGCATTGAAAAACTGAGTGCTGATGAGCTAAAATTGGAGATCAATCGTTATCATATTGAAGACGTGGTGGATTTTGCCCTTGACATTTTAGATGACAAACGAGAAAGCATTACATGTAAACTGGTACCGATGGAACTAGAGGTAGACTTTGAGCTGTTTGGCGTGGCGCTGAAAAACCTTTTGGACAATGGCATCAACTACTCCGACGACCACCACGTCAGCCTTCGCAATGATCTTAAAACCATCACCATTTCCAACCACGCCCCCGCGTTGGAGTTCACCATTGAACGCTACGCTGAGCCTTATTTTCTAGAGGGCAAAAAACAAAAAAGCTCACGCGGTCTTGGCTTTGGACTGTTTATCACATGGCACGTGATTCGCCTACACGGGATGCGACTTGACTACAAACACGAAGCAGGCATGAACTGTTTTACGATTTACATGTAAAGGAAAATTTATGGCATATTCGGTGGGTATTTATATTTTTGACAAGGTGGAAGTGCTTGATTTTGCAGGTCCGTATGAAGTCTTTACAACCGCGTCACGCGTCTTTAACAAAACGGCTTCATCCCTCGCCCATCCTCCTTTTGAGGTCTTTACCATCGGCAAAACGAAACAATCCATTTACGCCAGAGCGGGGCTCAAACTGCATCCTGATTATTCGATGACGACACATCCCACACCCGATCTTTTGCTCATTCCTGGTGGCGTGGTCACCAAAGAGATGGAAGATGACGATGTGATCGCGTGGATCAAAAGCACCGCATCTTCCACTCCCATCACCGCTTCCATCTGCACGGGTGCTTTTTTGCTCGCAAAAGCAGGACTATTGGAAGGCAAATCTTCGACAACCCATTGGGAAGATATTGACGATCTTCGCACTATGTTTCCAACCTTACA from Sulfurospirillum multivorans DSM 12446 carries:
- a CDS encoding CDGSH iron-sulfur domain-containing protein, with translation MSPVKMSLEANKEYHFCTCGKSATSVLCDGSHRGSGLAPKTFFVPESKEYYLCACKKSANAPFCDGSHAK
- a CDS encoding DUF234 domain-containing protein, whose product is MSKHPTLLQQFRSFYLQNKLSDLEIAIEYFSVFGGTSWNVDTTKPLFDLIAHKILKNYTYIHADITKLTYSNKLSHALLTACATGDRRVYSSYKKARLSREEGNEALHALLRSEIVELEYSLERPVREEDDNSDKLNFISPFMRFWFAFVSPFYKTIKENDFSEVEKAFTNREQGFNDLIFEKLAQELLKKSLIEDPIVEIGSYWDKNAEIDILAKTKSGKLIAGACKYTNTKVKKTELSKLKEQCAKAEFEPDMFVLFSKSGYSSELKALKGEDLKLFTLKSLKPLVEEIGEKELIPCEGKKY
- a CDS encoding HD domain-containing protein; its protein translation is MREKWAYLNDIEGCDVVALYTLHTLLEIAYLKEGKQRSLTINFHVAGGAMGYLECFQLDSIPLPPAKVTHTLSSSISKVLHVNLYAQLNEHEHYEELELVCEEGIYLLYFSENEEEAHYAKIEKNKTPRLPKVPKQEVMLPKELFSVEFFKENLAFVLLAHGEQKTPHGLPYSMHLLSVTAEVINALSCEPLSYDEVNVAIACALLHDVNEDTTTKITKESPIAGNKEVIAKGVLALTKEKNLLSKEAQMRDSLERLKKRQNCVAMVKLADRITNLGEPPKQWDEAKKRAYLEEAKVILSELGYAHRYLATKLSEKIEAYQLYM
- a CDS encoding thioredoxin domain-containing protein; the encoded protein is MKKYLLTLVALFSTTLFAATDAQIVEHFKSTVQVPNITITIVSRKPVEGIDGMDFVTLSLSDGTRSQKLSIFTKDDLIFPDVISIKQGGSIKEMMEMAELQKKLSAIYKKEEKKNVISLGNDPKKETLVVFTDPECPYCRQELAQIEQRLTTNNLKLIFTPVHERSSLEKSVIIYNETSKVKTDADKIKILKKYYDENVKYEQKISDADVAHIDALKLKYFGAGIKGVPFIVKEKELLK
- a CDS encoding PAS domain-containing protein yields the protein MSQIVLFAIIAFLGVIALTLYFRLQKLQSSAQTPKQHPMQEAETFQAMPLPILYKKNAQWFTNKAFTHAFGTMSKENAELLSTLPKNGEHAMELQFDNGITKQTLIYTAPLLGATGDFVAMIVDIAHLHKSKALLMQQKERLELALEGSDEALWDWDMKNETIFYSSKWKQLMGYETKDHPSTLSSWLNLVHSKDMALVNERLKAHLDGKSDLFVVDHRVRGSEPLRWVNVRGKVIVGKNEQPIRMVGTIRDISNRKGEEVREHAEHERFIAFVEHIPALCFIKNAQGHYLYMNQAYQKFLGFKTWKDKTAMSLFNERTAAEIAETDRLSLYEGIQEHNITLPTAEGFNTYFHLYKFVIDEENEKLLCGFCINKPFKE
- a CDS encoding response regulator transcription factor; translation: MQPNLIMIEDDVELAEILCNFLKRYNITVTNYDDPYLGISALSLIKYDLLILDLSLPGMDGLEICKEVRAKSDIPIIISSARSDLEDKIVGLELGADDYLPKPYEPKELYARIISVLRRYKKSNSVSEESSSSTLILKEESHTIFFQGTPLTLTPAEYDVLTHLIKKNNCVVSRTELLNSALSLNEENESRSLDVLISRIRTKLGESSKEPKLIHSVRGIGYRLQA